From the genome of Lineus longissimus chromosome 8, tnLinLong1.2, whole genome shotgun sequence, one region includes:
- the LOC135492233 gene encoding transmembrane protein 183-like isoform X1 — MPKCRRKSGGRGDGERGQMSTSNDVTVYDFAHSEASPKRTTNRVKKGATNAMKSEVKQLIGCPTQENPALAWYEKDLDDFNIIENDGEQEREEEVEEGKGETNGDLVIKPDIKKTKKVPKAVVENGRVSYPLDLWFMLSEFIDPRDIGRFACICTSSHYVIHTAQFWKRLYDRHYDSSLKLPPQLERTSMERLQGLRARVIRALQVMHPPFIERYRALGQPFEDDIYGVEGYRCTAMWYKKIKNYWNFCFRLKRATSQCDLLAQISKNGNQNSPGRGLNRHDLINGFNNIHDNQEEGCCIMKVTCKDYVSFPVIMGMVLNKVYLNVSQNMRFHRLRLVFDTHRVKDIKQCCTGTTVVLDPVLNAKILQWWDPHFPTSE; from the exons ATGCCTAAGTGTAGGCGAAAGTCTGGAGGGCGGGGTGATGGAGAAAGAGGGCAAATGAGCACCTCAAATG ATGTGACCGTGTATGATTTCGCCCATTCTGAAGCTTCACCCAAGAGGACTACGAATAGAGTCAAGAAGGGTGCCACAAATGCAATGAAAAGTGAAG TCAAACAACTGATCGGTTGCCCGACGCAGGAGAATCCCGCATTAGCCTGGTATGAAAAGGATCTTGATGATTTCAACATAATTGAAAATGATGGGGAGCAGGAGAGGGAGGAAGAGGTGGAGGAGGGGAAGGGGGAAACTAATGGAG ATCTTGTCATAAAACCAGATATAAAGAAAACCAAGAAGGTGCCAAAGGCTGTTGTTGAGAATGGCCGAGTCTCGTATCCTCTTGATTTGTGGTTCATGCTCTCCGAGTTCATCGATCCCAGAGACATTGGACGATTTGCCTGTATCTGCACAAGCTCTCATTATGTCATTCATACGGCACAGTTCTGGAAGCGACTTTATGACAG GCATTATGATTCCTCGCTAAAACTGCCACCCCAGCTTGAGAGAACAAGCATGGAGCGTCTGCAGGGTCTACGGGCGCGGGTCATCCGGGCGCTACAGGTCATGCACCCACCGTTCATCGAGCGATACCGGGCATTAGGACAGCCATTTGAAGACGACATATATGGGGTGGAGGGATACAGGTGTACGGCCATGTggtacaaaaaaataaaaaactacTGGAACTTCTGTTTTAGACTGAAACGGGCCACTTCACAGTGTGATCTTCTTGCTCAAATCTCAAAGAACGGGAATCAAAATAGTCCAGGACGGGGCTTGAATCGTCATGATCTCATTAACGGATTTAACAACATCCATGATAACCAAGAGGAGGGATGCTGCATCATGAAGGTTACCTGTAAAGACTATGTTTCATTCCCGGTAATCATGGGAATGGTGCTCAATAAGGTTTATCTTAACGTCAGCCAGAACATGCGGTTTCATCGCCTCAGGTTGGTGTTCGACACACACAGGGTTAAAGACATCAAACAGTGTTGCACTGGTACTACTGTTGTATTAGATCCAGTATTGAACGCCAAGATTTTACAATGGTGGGATCCTCATTTTCCAACATCAGAGTAA
- the LOC135492233 gene encoding putative transmembrane protein 183BP isoform X2: protein MKSEVKQLIGCPTQENPALAWYEKDLDDFNIIENDGEQEREEEVEEGKGETNGDLVIKPDIKKTKKVPKAVVENGRVSYPLDLWFMLSEFIDPRDIGRFACICTSSHYVIHTAQFWKRLYDRHYDSSLKLPPQLERTSMERLQGLRARVIRALQVMHPPFIERYRALGQPFEDDIYGVEGYRCTAMWYKKIKNYWNFCFRLKRATSQCDLLAQISKNGNQNSPGRGLNRHDLINGFNNIHDNQEEGCCIMKVTCKDYVSFPVIMGMVLNKVYLNVSQNMRFHRLRLVFDTHRVKDIKQCCTGTTVVLDPVLNAKILQWWDPHFPTSE from the exons ATGAAAAGTGAAG TCAAACAACTGATCGGTTGCCCGACGCAGGAGAATCCCGCATTAGCCTGGTATGAAAAGGATCTTGATGATTTCAACATAATTGAAAATGATGGGGAGCAGGAGAGGGAGGAAGAGGTGGAGGAGGGGAAGGGGGAAACTAATGGAG ATCTTGTCATAAAACCAGATATAAAGAAAACCAAGAAGGTGCCAAAGGCTGTTGTTGAGAATGGCCGAGTCTCGTATCCTCTTGATTTGTGGTTCATGCTCTCCGAGTTCATCGATCCCAGAGACATTGGACGATTTGCCTGTATCTGCACAAGCTCTCATTATGTCATTCATACGGCACAGTTCTGGAAGCGACTTTATGACAG GCATTATGATTCCTCGCTAAAACTGCCACCCCAGCTTGAGAGAACAAGCATGGAGCGTCTGCAGGGTCTACGGGCGCGGGTCATCCGGGCGCTACAGGTCATGCACCCACCGTTCATCGAGCGATACCGGGCATTAGGACAGCCATTTGAAGACGACATATATGGGGTGGAGGGATACAGGTGTACGGCCATGTggtacaaaaaaataaaaaactacTGGAACTTCTGTTTTAGACTGAAACGGGCCACTTCACAGTGTGATCTTCTTGCTCAAATCTCAAAGAACGGGAATCAAAATAGTCCAGGACGGGGCTTGAATCGTCATGATCTCATTAACGGATTTAACAACATCCATGATAACCAAGAGGAGGGATGCTGCATCATGAAGGTTACCTGTAAAGACTATGTTTCATTCCCGGTAATCATGGGAATGGTGCTCAATAAGGTTTATCTTAACGTCAGCCAGAACATGCGGTTTCATCGCCTCAGGTTGGTGTTCGACACACACAGGGTTAAAGACATCAAACAGTGTTGCACTGGTACTACTGTTGTATTAGATCCAGTATTGAACGCCAAGATTTTACAATGGTGGGATCCTCATTTTCCAACATCAGAGTAA